A region of Streptomyces sp. NBC_01750 DNA encodes the following proteins:
- a CDS encoding acyl-CoA thioesterase, translated as MTDQAQRPETEIPGKPTAASRTTLSHIMTGSDTNLLGTVHGGVIMKLVDDAAGAVAGRHSGGPAVTASMDEMVFLEPVRVGDLVHVKAQVNWTGRSSMEVGVRVLAERWNESTPAQQVGSAYLVFAAVDGDGKPRRVPPVIPETERDRRRYQEAQIRRTHRLARRRAIKELREKRAAEGIED; from the coding sequence ATGACAGATCAGGCCCAGCGCCCGGAGACAGAGATACCGGGCAAGCCCACCGCAGCGTCCCGTACCACCCTTAGCCACATCATGACCGGCAGTGACACCAATCTCCTCGGCACGGTGCACGGCGGCGTGATCATGAAGCTGGTGGACGACGCGGCGGGCGCGGTCGCCGGGCGCCACTCGGGCGGGCCGGCGGTCACCGCCTCCATGGACGAGATGGTCTTCCTGGAGCCGGTCAGGGTCGGTGATCTGGTTCATGTGAAGGCCCAGGTCAACTGGACAGGACGGTCCTCGATGGAGGTCGGCGTACGGGTCCTGGCCGAGCGCTGGAACGAGTCCACCCCGGCGCAGCAGGTCGGCAGCGCCTATCTCGTCTTCGCGGCGGTCGACGGCGACGGCAAGCCCCGTCGCGTACCGCCCGTGATCCCCGAGACCGAGCGCGACCGGCGGCGCTACCAGGAGGCGCAGATCCGCCGCACACACCGCCTCGCCCGGCGCCGCGCGATCAAGGAGCTGCGGGAGAAGCGCGCCGCCGAGGGCATCGAGGACTGA